The DNA region CGGCGCCGCCGTTGAACGGGCCGAAGGATACGGCCTGCGTCGCGCCCACCTTGAAGGCGAAATCGGCGGTGCCCAGGTCGAGGGCGCCGTCCTGGAGCTGCAGGGTGGCGGTGAAGGTCCCGCCGCAGGTCAGGGAGGAATCGGCGGTGAAGGAGAAGGAGCGCTTCACTTCCGCGCCGCCGGCGGCCATGGCCCCGTAGGTCTGCGCGGGCCCGGGGTTGGTGACCCCGCCGCCGGGCTGGAGCGTCGCCACGAGGTTGGTGGTGGCGCCGTCGCCGACGTTGAGGAGGCCGAGTTCCACGGTGACGGTCTCGCCGGGGTCGATGCCCTGGTTGGCGGGGGAGCAGTTCTCGGCGGTGAGGGCCTTGCTGCCGGCGATCATGTCGGGTGTCCCCACCTGGCCGCAGCACACGGAGCGGCTGAACTCCAGTTCCACACAGTAGACGGTCCCCGAGTCGGAACTGGCCGAGTCGACGGCCTTGAGGTACCAGGTGCCGTTCATGGCCTCGCCCTTGAAGGTGGACAGGGTGCCGTCGGGCTTGTAGCTGCCCGCGAAGGGGGCGGTGCCGGAGCCGATGGCGGTGGCGGCCGCGTCGTCGAAGACGCAGTAGGTGCCGGTGCAGTCCTGGGCGCCGCTGCCGAAGTTGTCGCCGGAGCTGCCGCGCTTGTTGGAGAGGGCGACGGTGGTCCCCAGGGGGGAGATCAGCGACAGGGTGACGTCGCCGTCGTAGGTGTGGTCGATGCGGACCTTGGCCTTGACGCCGCCGACGAGCCCGGAGGCGCTGACGGCCACCGGCACGCTGACACCCGTGGTGTTGTTGTCGGGGATGGGGGCGGAGACGGCGCCGGAGCTGAAGGTGAGCCCGCCGCCGGTGACCGTCCCGAGCGTCTTGGCGATGGTCAGGGTGCCGAGGTCGGTGCCGTTGTCGTTGAGCTGAAGCGTCAGGGTGACCGGCGCCCCGCAGGCGTACGACGGGTCCACGGTGAAGCTGAAGTTCCGGGTCACCCCGGCCCCGCCGGCGGTCAGGGCGCCGTAGTTCTGTGCCGGGCCCGGGCTGGTGACGCCGTCGCCCGCCAGCAGGGTGGCGGTGAGGTTGGTGGTGTCGAGGGAGCCGGTGTTCTTCAGGGTGATGTCCATGGCCACCGTCTCACCGGGGTCCAGGGCCTGGTTGGCCGGGGAGCAGCTCTCCGCTGTCAGGCCGTCGCTGTCGCGGACCACGTTGGGCGCCGGGGTGTAGGTCATGTAGCACACCGAGCAGGCCACGCGGGCCGAGGTGTACTTGATGCGCATGTAGCCGCCCTCGCCCCAGGAGGTGCTTCCCCAGCTGTTGCGAAGGATCCAGACGCCCTCGGCGTCGTCCCAGCCCACCAGCGAAATGGCGTGGTTGGTGGTGACGTAGGCGCAGGTAGGGGAGCCGGTGCACTCGGTGGAGGTGTTCTCGTAGATCCCGCCGCTGTAGGCCGAGAAGGCGCTGTCGACGTAGACGGCGGCGTCCACCACGCCGTAGGTGTAGATGGCGGTCTTGATGGCGGTGATGTCGTTGCAGGGGACCCGGTACCAGCCGTTGAACTTGTACATGGGGTCGCCCCAGTGGGTGCAGCCGGGGTTGCTCGTCACGTAGGGAAAGTGGGCCTCGTCGCAGACGCCGATGTCCACCAGGGCCTGAAGTTCCATGTACTCGTAGTCGGCGCCGTTGCAGCCGCTGAAGTGGCTGCTGTAGGGCTCGATGGAGCCCAGGCACCAGATGATGAAGGACTCGGAGAAATCGATGCAGTTGCCGTCGACGAGGCCGTTGGCGTAGTTGTAGGTCCCCTCGGCGCAGGCGTTGGCGCCGAAGGAGTAGCAGGAGCCGCAGCTCCCCTGGTCGCGGACGGGGCCGATGTAGGAGTGGCCGCCCACGTTGCGCCAGTCGAAGGCGGCGGGGAGGGCGACCTTGCCCACGAGGCTCAGCAGCGGCCCGTAGTTGTCCACCGGGCCCACGGGGATGACCGAGGGCCGGCGGGAGAAGAAGGCCTTCTTTTCCGCGGGGCTCATGTCGAAGATCCGGTTGTGGTCCACCGTGAACTTGTACCCGTTGTGTCGGATCTTCTCACGGATGACCTCGAGGGAGTCGTCGTCGCCGAAGGCGAGCTTCTCGCCCTGCTTCTGCGCGACGCCGGGGGCGGTCAGGAGCAAGGCCAGGAGGATGAAAAGGAACCCAGAAAAAGTACGCTTGAAACTCATGCAATCCCTCCGAGTGGAATACCCAGATGAGTGGGGTTAAACGGTGCAGGATAACCGCAAAGAACAATAATGTCCATGCTTTTTTCGGGGAAGCGCCTCTTTTTTCCCGAACCGGGGAGCCGGTGATTCCTCCCAGCCGTTCGGGGGAACGTCCCAGTAGCCGCAGCGGGGTTTTCGGGGGATAAAGGAAGCAGGAGCCGAATCGAAGACAAATCGCACAGGAGGTCAAGATGTCAAGGACAAGGGGAAAGGTCCTTTGCCGCGTGCAGGCCCTTTTGTGGTCTTTCGCGGCCCTGGCGGGCACCGCGGGGGCCGGCATCGCCTGGGACTTCGAGTACGCGCCGGACGACCTGTTCCCGCCCACCCTCGACTGGGCGGGGTCGGAGACCCCGGCCAACCTGCTTGCCCGGGTGGACCCCTGGGGCGGGTGCGTGGAGGGCGGGATCCGCGGTCAGGACATCCTCCTGTCCGACGGCCGCAACCCCGCCCGGCTGGGGGGAAGTTACTGGGAGGGGGTGATCCTGGAAGTGGGGCAGGAGGGCCGGTGTTTTCTCAACACCCGGCAGCGGACCCGCACCCCCTGCTGGGTCGAGTCCCCCGATTTCACCCTCGACTCCGACTACCTGAGACTGCGGGTCGGCGGGGGCGGGGGCCCCGGGACCCGGGTGATCCTGAAAACCCTGAACAACAGGGTCTGGGAGGAGAAGCTCCTCACGTGCGGCCCGGGGACCTGGCACCTGCGCCCCCTCTGGTTCGACGTGCGGGCGCTGAAAGGTCGCAAGGCCCGGTTGCGCATCGTGGACGAGTCCGACCCCTCCTCGATCCGGAGGCGGTTCTGCGATCACCTCGGTGTGATCGACGAGGCCCGGGGTGAAATCGAGGCGGTCCTCGCGGCCCATCCCGACCGCAAGGCGACCGTGTCTTTCCTAGGCAGCCTCCGGAACGCGCTGTTTCTCCGGGACTCCCGGGAGGAACTCCCGGTGGTGACCCCGGGGCGGGGCGGCGAGATCGCCTTCCCGTGGATCACGGTGGATGCCGTTCAGTCCTCCGCTTACGCGCCTTTTGTCCTTTTCGAGAGGAAACCCGCCTGGGGCCTGGCGGACCTTCACACCCACCTCTTCGCCCAGCGGGCCATGGACGGCCGGGTTCTGGACGGGCACTTCCAGGGGGACCCCGAGGACGCACTCCACTGCAACCACAACATCCCCCTCAACATGGAAGGGTTCCACTTCCGGGGCGGCTGGCCGTACTTCGAGGGGTGGCCCTCCCACCTCACCACGAACCACCAACTGGCCTGGGTGGGGTGGCTGCGCCGGGCCTGGAAGGGCGGGCTCCGCCTGGTGGTGGCCGACGCCCTGAACTGCGAGGCCCTGGCTTCCCTCTTCAGCGTGGCGGGGATCGGCATCGGCGGCCACGGGCCCACGGGGATCAGGGACGACGATTCCATCAAGAGCCAGCTGGACCTGGCCCGGTGGTGGCTGCTCGACCAGGCCCCCGACTGGGCGGAGCTGGCCCTGACGCCCGCCGACGCCCGCCGGATCATCGCGGAGGGGAAGCTGGCGGTGGTGCTGGGTATCGAGGTGGACCGACTGGCGCAGAACGTGTACTTCTCCAACCTCTCGAGCCAGCGGGCCGCGGACCTCCAGCGGGTCATGGACTACCTGGAGACCTACCGGAAGCTCGGGGTCCGCCACATCATCCCCGTCCACCTGGCAGACAACCGGGTGGGGGGCACGGCCGTCAACAGCGAGGTGTTCTACATCCTCAACCGTTTCTACAACGGGACCGGGTTGACCCTGAAGGAGGGCTGGGACCGGGGCATCCACCGGAAGCTCGAACCGGGGCTCGTCGACCCCGCGGTCTTCATCTACGGCCTTTTCGGGAACCCGCTCACCAACCCGCTGCTGATCCCGGGGGACCCGTTGAGCCTGCTCATCAGCCTGAGCATGGCGGAACTGGTCAGCGAACTCCTGGAACAGGCGGACCTCCCGAACCTGGACGTCACCCTGACCACCGCCGAGGAAGCCCTGCATTCCCACCGGAACGCCCGGGGGCTCACCCCCTTCGGGAAACTGTTCATCGAAGCCATGATCAAGAAGGGGATGCTGGTGGATCTCGACCACATGTCCGACCAGGCCAAGGCGGACACCATCGCCCTGGCCCGGCAGTTCGACTACCCGGTCATGGCGTCCCACACCGGCCTGAGGGCTCTCAGCGACGACCTGCACCTGCAGCCCGCCGAGAAACAGTCCAACGAGCGGTCCCTCCACCTC from Acidobacteriota bacterium includes:
- a CDS encoding proprotein convertase P-domain-containing protein encodes the protein MSFKRTFSGFLFILLALLLTAPGVAQKQGEKLAFGDDDSLEVIREKIRHNGYKFTVDHNRIFDMSPAEKKAFFSRRPSVIPVGPVDNYGPLLSLVGKVALPAAFDWRNVGGHSYIGPVRDQGSCGSCYSFGANACAEGTYNYANGLVDGNCIDFSESFIIWCLGSIEPYSSHFSGCNGADYEYMELQALVDIGVCDEAHFPYVTSNPGCTHWGDPMYKFNGWYRVPCNDITAIKTAIYTYGVVDAAVYVDSAFSAYSGGIYENTSTECTGSPTCAYVTTNHAISLVGWDDAEGVWILRNSWGSTSWGEGGYMRIKYTSARVACSVCYMTYTPAPNVVRDSDGLTAESCSPANQALDPGETVAMDITLKNTGSLDTTNLTATLLAGDGVTSPGPAQNYGALTAGGAGVTRNFSFTVDPSYACGAPVTLTLQLNDNGTDLGTLTIAKTLGTVTGGGLTFSSGAVSAPIPDNNTTGVSVPVAVSASGLVGGVKAKVRIDHTYDGDVTLSLISPLGTTVALSNKRGSSGDNFGSGAQDCTGTYCVFDDAAATAIGSGTAPFAGSYKPDGTLSTFKGEAMNGTWYLKAVDSASSDSGTVYCVELEFSRSVCCGQVGTPDMIAGSKALTAENCSPANQGIDPGETVTVELGLLNVGDGATTNLVATLQPGGGVTNPGPAQTYGAMAAGGAEVKRSFSFTADSSLTCGGTFTATLQLQDGALDLGTADFAFKVGATQAVSFGPFNGGAVTIPASGAGTPYPSTVTVAGVTGTVSKVTVTLSGLTHTFPGDIDILLVGPNGQTVMLLSDTGSGTDVTGVNLTFDDAAASSVGSTIVSGTFKPTNSGTADAMPSPAPAEPYGTTLSVFNGVGANGDWKLFVQDDATPDSGSLTGWSLNITSADPVCCTGAPPPAADPYDFNGDGYTDILWRNGTTGALGDWYVTPAGAAAGALTGTVSDGNWQVFGSGDFNSSGIADLIWRNVSTGDLAIWLMGAGGYDSTVSLGYVDPGWKVLGAADLNANGNADILWRNFNDGYLSVWLMSNTVGVLGSTFAGGISSMEWKAVGSGHFDNDGRADVLWWNATTGVLSIWFEDENGWQGDMSPGTVDTTWKITGIGDVDGNGIDDLLWRNATSGDLSVWFLNNGGTVSGTTFLGGIADLNWKVKGVGFFNNDAYADILWRHATSGDTVVWYLSGTGKIGELFLGTVDPVWVTLNQGNFPGHTELP
- a CDS encoding membrane dipeptidase; translation: MSRTRGKVLCRVQALLWSFAALAGTAGAGIAWDFEYAPDDLFPPTLDWAGSETPANLLARVDPWGGCVEGGIRGQDILLSDGRNPARLGGSYWEGVILEVGQEGRCFLNTRQRTRTPCWVESPDFTLDSDYLRLRVGGGGGPGTRVILKTLNNRVWEEKLLTCGPGTWHLRPLWFDVRALKGRKARLRIVDESDPSSIRRRFCDHLGVIDEARGEIEAVLAAHPDRKATVSFLGSLRNALFLRDSREELPVVTPGRGGEIAFPWITVDAVQSSAYAPFVLFERKPAWGLADLHTHLFAQRAMDGRVLDGHFQGDPEDALHCNHNIPLNMEGFHFRGGWPYFEGWPSHLTTNHQLAWVGWLRRAWKGGLRLVVADALNCEALASLFSVAGIGIGGHGPTGIRDDDSIKSQLDLARWWLLDQAPDWAELALTPADARRIIAEGKLAVVLGIEVDRLAQNVYFSNLSSQRAADLQRVMDYLETYRKLGVRHIIPVHLADNRVGGTAVNSEVFYILNRFYNGTGLTLKEGWDRGIHRKLEPGLVDPAVFIYGLFGNPLTNPLLIPGDPLSLLISLSMAELVSELLEQADLPNLDVTLTTAEEALHSHRNARGLTPFGKLFIEAMIKKGMLVDLDHMSDQAKADTIALARQFDYPVMASHTGLRALSDDLHLQPAEKQSNERSLHLDQVQAIRDLGGVVGLGTVLGGVKPDIYLTDYRYAHVPYGDADDWTTVSGSYDRNCLGSSLSFLQQLRSLLPKMNGQGVCLGTDINGFDGVPSPRFGTDACHACEMDAAFNHRIKDEARAQKHGVRYDIGLVSPYARRFWDSGDHQPMDGLQREFMEGAALAFAKVDKGTFYKFDIGPEPWCVPRDDISWGKISGAHYGWYWAACIDRNQPDKTLPNGDYSRAAFKAYHGYANRTAWEQAAYDVWEQWREMGYHDWQTPARYDDPVLSKCVEGVRDFDLNIDGMAHYGLLPDFIQDLKNVGATPAELSMLFGGAEAFIRTWERAESRAAAINNP